In the genome of Hyalangium ruber, the window TCCTCCTCCACGTGGTGCTCGACGTTCTCCATCAGCACCTTCATCTTCGCGTCGAAGTTCTCGTCGCTGGGCTCCATGTCCAGCAGGTCCGCGATGAGGCGCTTGACGGCCAGGTGCTCCTCCACCGCCTCCAGCAGCTGGTCCTCCGTGCGGGCGGACTTCGAGGCGGGATAGAAGTACTGCTCCTCGATGGTGGCATGAGCAGAGAGCCGGTCGGCGATCTGGATGAAGAGCTCCCGGCGCTCCTCGTCGGCGCTGTCAGCGAGCTTCTCGTACCGCTTGAAGAGCTTGTTGACCTCGTCGTGCTGTTCCTTGAGCAGTTCGATGGCGTTCATCGTTCGTCTCCGTCGCTGGGTTGTGCCTCAGTTGCCTCCGGCGCCAATCGCCGGGAGGCGAGATCCTTCACCGCGGGTCCGTTGAGCACCTTGCCCGTGGGGCTGTAGCGAGCGCCATGGCAGGGGCAGTCCCATGAGCGCTCAGCGTTGTTCCAATGCACGTGGCACCCGAGGTGCGTACACACTGGGGACACGGCGTGGCAGGCGCCACCTGTCTCTCGGTACACCGCCACCTTCTGCCCATCCACCTCGAGGATCTTCCCCTCGCCCGGGGCCACCTCGGACAGCTTGCGCGCGTCGGGCCGGCTCAGCCGGTCGGCCACGAAGCGGAAGGCCACGTCCGCGTTCTCCTGGATGAAGTCCTTGGCGCCCGCCTTCACCTTCACGCGCGTGGCGTCGTAGAGCGCCGCGTACGGGTTCTGCCGCCCGAGGATCAGATCCGTGAGGATCATCCCCGCCAGCGTCCCCCACGTCATGCCCGTGCCGGAGAAGCCCGTGGCCACCCACGTGTGCCGCGAGGCGCTGTTGCGGCCGATGTACGCCAGCCCATCCGCCGGCTCGATGACCTGCCCGGACCAGCGGTGGCTGATGGGGCCCACGGGGAAGCGCCGCTGCGTGTACGCCTCCAGCGCCTGGAAGTGCTTGTCCGTGTCCTCCTCGGAGCCCACCTTGTGGTCCTCGCCACCGACGATGAGGTGGTCCACGCCGTCGATCCGCTGCGTGCGGATGTAGTGGTACGGATCCTGGCTGTCGTAATAGAGGCCCGCCTCCAGCGGGCGCTCCAGCGGCGCCGCCACCGCATAGGTGCGGTACGGGTAGAGCTTGGTGTGGAGGAAGACCCGGTTGAGCGGCGTCGTCGTCGCCTCCACCACGTCCTCGGCGATGATCGTGCCGTGGTCCGTCACCACCCGGCAGGGCACCCCATCGCGGATCTCCACCGCCCGCGTCTCCTCGAAGATGTGGCAGCCGTCGCCCACGAGCCGCTCGGCCAGCGCCAGCAGGTACTGGCGCGGATGGAACAGGGCCTGATCCTCCAGCCGCAGCGCGCCCTTCACCGGGTACGGCAGCGGCACGTCCTCCACGAACCGGGCGAGCAGCCCCACCTCCTTGGCCGCCTCGACCTCCTCGCGCAGCTCGCGCAGCTCGCTCTCCGTCTCCGCGTAGCGGAACAGGGGCACGCGCTGGAAGCCGCAGTCGATGCCCAGCTCCTCGATGATCGACGCGATCTGCTCGATGGAGGCCCGGCTGGAGGCCGCCGCCATGCGCGCCCCCTTCTCCCCGAAGTCCGACAGGAGCGTGGAATACGGCGTGTCCAGCAGCTCCGTGAGGTGGGCTGTCGTCTGCCCCGTCTGCCCCGTGAGCAGCCGGTTCATCTCCACCACCGCCACCCTCTTGCCGGCCCGCTTCAGGAGCCAGGCCGTGGTGAGCCCCGCGATTCCGCCCCCAATCACCACCACGTCGACCGTCATGTCCCCTGGCAACACTCCGAAGCTCCGGCCCGGAGCGCTCGTCGTCCAGAGAGACTTGTGGATCCGCTCATCCGTCATGGACCAAACCTAGGAATGCCCCACCCACCTGGTAAACCAGCAGGCCCAGCTCGCATGCCCGGCTGCCCTCCCTTCGCGCCCCGGGCGGTGTATGCGAGGCAACAGAGCCCCTTCCGGGGTGTTGGCAATTCGCGGACTTCGGTCGAAACCCTGGGGCTCTGGGGGAGGTCCGCGCTATGAAAGGAAGCTGCGGCCCTCTCACGCCCAGGAGTGCAGGATGCCTGTCGCCCGAAACCCTGGAAACACGAGCATCGTCGACATCCTGGACCGGGTCCTGGATCAGGGGATCCGGTTCGAGGCCTGGCCGCGATCGGCCCTGCTGACGCCTCGGCCGCCGGCG includes:
- a CDS encoding hemerythrin domain-containing protein; this translates as MNAIELLKEQHDEVNKLFKRYEKLADSADEERRELFIQIADRLSAHATIEEQYFYPASKSARTEDQLLEAVEEHLAVKRLIADLLDMEPSDENFDAKMKVLMENVEHHVEEEEKELFKDVKKILSEDQLLALGVQMKAEFDELMEAEPRNEVPMQTDTAAPI
- a CDS encoding FAD-dependent oxidoreductase; this encodes MTDERIHKSLWTTSAPGRSFGVLPGDMTVDVVVIGGGIAGLTTAWLLKRAGKRVAVVEMNRLLTGQTGQTTAHLTELLDTPYSTLLSDFGEKGARMAAASSRASIEQIASIIEELGIDCGFQRVPLFRYAETESELRELREEVEAAKEVGLLARFVEDVPLPYPVKGALRLEDQALFHPRQYLLALAERLVGDGCHIFEETRAVEIRDGVPCRVVTDHGTIIAEDVVEATTTPLNRVFLHTKLYPYRTYAVAAPLERPLEAGLYYDSQDPYHYIRTQRIDGVDHLIVGGEDHKVGSEEDTDKHFQALEAYTQRRFPVGPISHRWSGQVIEPADGLAYIGRNSASRHTWVATGFSGTGMTWGTLAGMILTDLILGRQNPYAALYDATRVKVKAGAKDFIQENADVAFRFVADRLSRPDARKLSEVAPGEGKILEVDGQKVAVYRETGGACHAVSPVCTHLGCHVHWNNAERSWDCPCHGARYSPTGKVLNGPAVKDLASRRLAPEATEAQPSDGDER